A single genomic interval of Antricoccus suffuscus harbors:
- a CDS encoding leucyl aminopeptidase, with protein sequence MTNLVLSDRPISGLKLDAIVIGTSSTDDTLTILPGAEALDEELGGTLADALSVLGAKGGEGEVIKLATLGQASVPLIVAVGLGAPVADSAYDTEQVRRAAGCAARALTGRAAAAITLPGVNGATDPELLGATAEGLMLGGYTFTEYKSEKVAAADAPVKKVSLLVDKARERTASAALKKAVSISEAVAMARDFIATPPSDLYPATFAAKAKAFGTAAGIKVEVLDEKRLATGGFGGILAVGGGSDRKPRLVRMTYTPTKTVKKSTPKLALVGKGITFDSGGISLKPGPKMDEMKTDMSGAAAIVASIVLIAALQLPISVVATIPMAENLPSGSAYRPADVVTFRNGKTAEILNTDAEGRVVLADAIARACEDKPDYLIETSTLTGAQVVALGKRTAGVMGSDEFRDVVTAAGNAVGEAAWAMPLPKEVRTGMDSLTADFANIGDGPGGMLAGGHFLKEFVTDGVQWAHIDIAGPSNNTGGSYGYTPKGPAGVPVRTILRVAEGLIG encoded by the coding sequence GTGACCAACCTTGTTCTGTCCGACCGCCCCATCTCGGGGCTAAAGCTCGACGCGATCGTCATCGGCACGTCGTCCACCGACGACACGCTGACAATCCTGCCGGGCGCCGAGGCCCTCGACGAAGAGCTCGGCGGCACGCTGGCAGATGCGCTGAGCGTCCTGGGCGCCAAGGGCGGCGAGGGCGAGGTCATCAAGCTGGCCACACTCGGCCAGGCCTCCGTCCCACTGATCGTCGCGGTCGGGCTCGGCGCTCCCGTGGCCGACTCGGCGTACGACACCGAGCAGGTACGCCGCGCTGCCGGTTGCGCCGCACGTGCCCTCACCGGCCGGGCCGCGGCCGCAATCACGCTGCCTGGCGTCAACGGAGCGACCGACCCGGAGCTCCTCGGCGCCACCGCCGAAGGACTGATGCTTGGCGGCTACACCTTCACCGAGTACAAAAGCGAAAAGGTCGCCGCGGCCGATGCCCCCGTCAAGAAGGTCAGCCTGCTGGTCGACAAGGCCCGCGAGCGGACCGCGAGCGCGGCCCTGAAAAAGGCCGTCTCGATCAGCGAGGCCGTCGCCATGGCCCGCGACTTCATCGCTACCCCGCCGTCGGACCTCTACCCCGCGACGTTCGCCGCGAAGGCCAAGGCATTTGGTACGGCGGCCGGCATCAAGGTCGAGGTGCTCGACGAGAAGCGGCTCGCAACCGGCGGGTTCGGCGGCATCCTGGCGGTCGGTGGCGGATCTGACCGCAAGCCGCGTCTTGTGCGGATGACTTACACGCCCACCAAGACCGTCAAGAAGTCGACGCCCAAGCTCGCACTCGTCGGCAAGGGCATCACCTTCGACAGTGGTGGCATCTCCTTGAAGCCGGGCCCGAAGATGGACGAGATGAAGACGGACATGTCCGGTGCGGCCGCGATCGTGGCAAGCATCGTGCTGATCGCGGCGCTGCAGTTGCCGATCTCGGTCGTGGCCACGATCCCGATGGCCGAAAACCTGCCCAGCGGGTCGGCGTACCGGCCGGCCGACGTGGTCACCTTCCGCAATGGCAAGACCGCGGAGATCCTCAACACCGACGCCGAGGGCCGCGTCGTACTCGCCGACGCGATCGCACGGGCCTGCGAGGACAAGCCGGACTACCTCATCGAGACCTCGACCCTCACCGGCGCGCAGGTCGTCGCGCTTGGCAAGCGCACCGCCGGCGTCATGGGCAGCGACGAGTTCCGTGACGTGGTCACCGCGGCCGGCAATGCCGTCGGCGAGGCCGCGTGGGCCATGCCGCTGCCGAAGGAAGTCCGGACCGGGATGGACTCATTGACCGCCGACTTCGCCAACATCGGTGATGGCCCCGGAGGCATGCTGGCAGGCGGACACTTCCTCAAGGAATTCGTCACCGACGGCGTGCAGTGGGCCCACATCGACATCGCCGGGCCGTCCAACAACACCGGCGGCAGCTACGGCTACACGCCCAAGGGCCCGGCCGGCGTACCGGTGCGCACGATCCTGCGGGTCGCTGAGGGCCTCATCGGCTAG
- the leuS gene encoding leucine--tRNA ligase — protein sequence MTTDNTADIPPYRYSAALASDIELSWQDRWDESGVFHVPNPVGDLSDGFESVKDRPHLFVNDMFPYPSGEGLHVGHPLGFIGTDVYARFQRMNGSNVLHTMGFDAFGLPAEQYAVETGQHPRVTTDNNIATYRRQLRRLGLGHDQRRSISTTDVDYYKWTQWIFLQIFNSWYDEDQGKARHIDELIAQFESGERAIGEEHGPALAGAAWADLDDVSRRTVIDAHRLAYISEAPVNWCPGLGTVLANEEVTPEGRSDRGNFPVFKRPMKQWMMRITTYADRLIADLERLDWPDKIKTMQRNWIGRSQGAAVRFATPAGDLEVFTTRPDTLFGATFMVIAPEHPMIGALTPKTWPDDVPEAWKGGESSPTEAVADYIVKSSLRTDIDRQGDDKEKTGVFVGSYATNPLTGKAIPIFVADYVMMGYGTGAIMAVPGQDERDWAFAEKFDLPIVRTVQPPEDFDGKAYVGDGPAINSVREDGALDINGMPIAEAKQAVFEWLEASGLGKPTTTYKLRDWLFSRQRYWGEPFPILYDETGMPVAVPEDMLPVELPEIDNFAPKTGDPTDASSEPEPPLGRAPEWASVTLDLGDGPKQYHRELNTMPQWAGSCWYEIRYTDPTNSERFVDPALEEYWMGPRHEGDTGGVDLYIGGVEHGVLHLLYARFWHKVLHDLGHLISEEPFRRLFNQGYILAASYTDARGMYVKASEVEERDGKYYFDGAEVTRDNGKMGKSLKNSVSPDEMYEQYGADTLRLYEMFTGPMDQSRPWETKAVVGPQRLLQRIWRNCIDEETGDLRVADVEISDESLRLLHKIILAVRDGMSTLRYNISIAKLTELNNHITSTYAESPPRALLEPLVLMLAPLAPHIAEELWQRLGHDQSLVWADYPVADESLAKDDSIEIPVQVNGKVRATVEIAPDADRDVMETAARSSDKIAAAIDGKEIRKIIVVPGKLVNFVVG from the coding sequence GTGACTACTGATAACACCGCAGATATCCCGCCGTACCGCTATTCGGCGGCGCTCGCGAGTGACATCGAACTGTCGTGGCAGGACCGGTGGGATGAGAGCGGCGTATTCCATGTGCCCAACCCGGTGGGCGACCTCAGTGATGGTTTCGAAAGCGTCAAGGACCGGCCACACCTGTTCGTCAACGACATGTTCCCTTATCCCTCGGGAGAGGGGCTGCACGTCGGGCATCCACTCGGCTTCATCGGTACCGACGTCTACGCGCGATTCCAGCGGATGAACGGCAGCAACGTCCTGCACACGATGGGCTTCGACGCGTTCGGGCTGCCCGCGGAGCAGTACGCCGTCGAGACCGGTCAGCATCCGCGCGTCACGACCGACAACAACATCGCGACGTATCGCCGGCAGCTGCGCCGACTCGGTCTCGGGCACGACCAGCGCCGTTCGATCTCCACCACTGATGTCGACTATTACAAGTGGACGCAGTGGATCTTCCTGCAGATCTTCAACTCTTGGTACGACGAGGATCAGGGCAAGGCGCGCCATATCGACGAGCTGATCGCGCAGTTCGAGTCGGGTGAGCGGGCCATCGGCGAGGAACACGGCCCGGCCTTGGCCGGCGCGGCCTGGGCCGACCTGGACGACGTCTCGCGCCGTACCGTCATCGACGCTCATCGGCTGGCCTACATCAGCGAGGCCCCGGTCAACTGGTGCCCTGGGCTCGGCACCGTGCTGGCCAACGAAGAGGTCACCCCCGAGGGTCGCAGCGATCGCGGTAACTTCCCGGTGTTCAAGCGTCCGATGAAGCAGTGGATGATGCGGATCACGACGTACGCCGACCGTCTCATCGCGGATCTGGAACGGCTGGACTGGCCGGACAAGATCAAGACGATGCAGCGCAACTGGATCGGCCGCTCGCAGGGCGCCGCCGTACGCTTCGCCACTCCTGCAGGTGATCTGGAGGTATTCACGACGCGACCGGACACGTTGTTCGGTGCGACCTTCATGGTCATCGCTCCCGAGCACCCAATGATTGGCGCGCTGACGCCCAAGACGTGGCCCGACGATGTACCGGAGGCATGGAAGGGCGGCGAGTCCAGTCCAACCGAGGCCGTCGCGGACTACATCGTGAAATCCAGCCTTCGTACGGATATCGACCGGCAGGGCGACGATAAAGAGAAGACCGGTGTTTTCGTTGGCTCCTACGCGACAAACCCGCTGACGGGCAAGGCGATTCCCATTTTCGTCGCCGACTACGTGATGATGGGCTACGGCACCGGCGCGATCATGGCGGTCCCGGGCCAGGACGAACGCGACTGGGCGTTTGCCGAGAAGTTTGACCTGCCGATCGTGCGCACCGTGCAGCCTCCAGAGGACTTCGACGGCAAGGCGTACGTCGGCGACGGCCCGGCCATCAACTCGGTCCGTGAAGACGGCGCCTTGGACATCAACGGAATGCCTATCGCAGAAGCGAAACAGGCCGTGTTCGAGTGGCTCGAGGCGAGCGGACTGGGCAAGCCGACGACGACATACAAGCTGCGCGACTGGCTGTTTAGCCGTCAACGTTACTGGGGCGAGCCATTTCCTATCTTGTACGACGAGACCGGGATGCCCGTCGCCGTACCAGAGGACATGTTGCCGGTAGAGCTGCCGGAAATCGACAACTTCGCCCCTAAGACAGGGGATCCGACGGACGCGTCCAGCGAACCGGAACCCCCGCTCGGCCGCGCACCGGAGTGGGCGTCGGTCACTCTTGACCTTGGCGACGGGCCCAAGCAGTACCACCGAGAGCTCAACACGATGCCACAGTGGGCCGGATCGTGCTGGTACGAGATCCGCTACACCGACCCGACCAACAGCGAGCGGTTCGTCGATCCAGCGCTTGAGGAATACTGGATGGGGCCGCGGCACGAGGGTGACACCGGCGGCGTGGACCTCTATATAGGTGGCGTCGAACACGGCGTACTTCACCTGCTGTATGCGCGTTTCTGGCACAAGGTGCTGCACGACCTCGGTCACCTCATTAGTGAAGAGCCGTTTCGGCGACTGTTTAACCAGGGCTACATCCTGGCCGCGTCATATACCGATGCGCGTGGAATGTATGTCAAGGCAAGCGAGGTAGAGGAACGCGACGGCAAGTATTACTTCGACGGCGCCGAAGTCACCCGCGACAACGGCAAAATGGGCAAGAGCCTGAAGAACTCGGTTAGCCCGGACGAGATGTACGAGCAGTATGGCGCCGATACGCTACGGCTGTACGAGATGTTTACCGGTCCGATGGACCAGTCCCGGCCGTGGGAAACCAAGGCCGTTGTCGGACCGCAGCGGTTGTTGCAGCGCATCTGGCGCAACTGCATCGACGAGGAGACCGGAGACCTGCGGGTGGCCGACGTCGAGATCAGCGATGAGTCACTTCGCCTGCTGCACAAGATCATTCTCGCTGTGCGTGACGGGATGTCGACGTTGCGCTACAACATCTCGATCGCCAAGCTGACCGAGCTCAACAACCACATCACCTCGACGTACGCCGAGTCACCTCCACGCGCGCTGCTGGAGCCGCTAGTGCTGATGCTCGCGCCGCTGGCACCACACATCGCCGAGGAGCTGTGGCAGCGACTCGGTCACGACCAGTCGCTCGTCTGGGCGGACTACCCAGTCGCGGACGAGTCGCTCGCGAAGGACGACTCGATCGAGATTCCGGTGCAGGTCAACGGAAAGGTCCGTGCGACCGTCGAGATCGCGCCGGACGCCGACCGTGACGTCATGGAGACGGCGGCGCGCTCAAGCGACAAGATCGCGGCCGCCATCGACGGCAAGGAAATTCGCAAGATCATCGTCGTACCAGGGAAACTCGTCAACTTCGTAGTTGGCTAG
- the lpdA gene encoding dihydrolipoyl dehydrogenase → MPQAADGSHTSDLVVLGGGSGGYAAAFRAAELGLSVTLIEKDKLGGTCLHRGCIPTKALLHAAEIADSARDGAKFGVRSTLESIDMPGVHSYKDKVVGGLYKGVQGLFKQHKINVVAAAGRLVSPTAVEADGVTYEGRHILLATGSVPRTLPGLQLDGERIITSDDALILDRVPESVVILGGGVIGVEFASLWRSFGAEVTIVEALPRLLPTEDASSSKLLERAFRRRGITAHTGVRFAGVTRTENGVVVSLEDGTAIDAELLLVAVGRGPVSEGLGYEQAGVTLDRGFVVVDDYYQSSVPTISAVGDLIPTLQLAHAGFGEGILVAERLAGVAVSPIDYAGVPRITYSEPEVASVGYTEEQAAQKYGADGIESFVLNLAGIGKAQILGTSGATKVIRKKDGPVIGIHIVGTRAGELLAEGQLIYNWEAYPEDVAPLIHPHPTLSEAIGEAHLALAGKPLHVHP, encoded by the coding sequence GTGCCCCAGGCAGCTGACGGTTCGCACACGTCCGACCTCGTCGTACTCGGTGGCGGCTCCGGCGGTTACGCGGCGGCATTTCGGGCCGCCGAACTCGGGCTGAGCGTCACCCTCATCGAGAAGGACAAACTCGGCGGCACCTGTCTGCACCGCGGCTGCATCCCCACCAAGGCGCTGCTACACGCGGCCGAAATTGCCGACAGCGCCCGAGACGGCGCGAAGTTCGGTGTCCGGAGCACGCTCGAGAGCATTGATATGCCCGGCGTACACAGCTACAAAGACAAGGTCGTTGGCGGCCTGTACAAAGGCGTGCAGGGCCTTTTCAAGCAGCACAAAATCAACGTCGTCGCGGCGGCCGGACGGCTGGTCTCCCCCACCGCCGTCGAGGCCGACGGGGTCACCTACGAGGGTCGGCACATCCTGCTGGCCACCGGTTCGGTACCCCGCACGCTGCCCGGGCTGCAACTAGACGGTGAGCGGATCATCACCAGCGACGACGCGCTCATCCTCGACCGAGTCCCCGAGAGCGTGGTAATCCTCGGTGGCGGCGTGATCGGCGTCGAGTTCGCGTCCCTGTGGCGCTCATTCGGGGCGGAAGTCACCATCGTCGAAGCGTTACCCCGTCTGCTGCCGACCGAAGACGCGAGCTCCTCCAAACTGCTGGAACGGGCGTTTCGGCGCCGCGGGATCACCGCGCACACCGGCGTACGCTTTGCCGGCGTCACCCGCACCGAAAACGGCGTCGTGGTCTCGCTCGAGGACGGCACCGCGATCGACGCGGAGCTGCTGCTCGTCGCGGTCGGCCGCGGACCGGTGTCCGAAGGCCTCGGCTACGAACAGGCCGGCGTCACCCTCGATCGCGGCTTCGTAGTCGTCGACGACTACTACCAGAGCAGCGTGCCGACGATCAGCGCCGTCGGCGACCTCATCCCCACACTTCAACTCGCGCACGCCGGCTTCGGCGAGGGCATCCTCGTGGCCGAACGGCTCGCGGGCGTGGCTGTCAGCCCGATCGACTACGCCGGGGTACCACGGATTACCTATAGCGAGCCGGAAGTCGCCTCGGTCGGCTACACCGAGGAACAGGCTGCACAAAAGTATGGTGCCGACGGGATCGAGTCGTTTGTGCTCAACCTCGCCGGCATCGGCAAGGCCCAAATTCTCGGTACGTCGGGGGCGACCAAGGTGATCCGCAAGAAGGACGGCCCGGTCATCGGCATCCATATCGTCGGCACGCGTGCCGGCGAGCTGCTGGCCGAGGGACAGCTGATCTATAACTGGGAGGCCTACCCCGAAGATGTCGCCCCGTTGATCCATCCGCATCCCACCCTCAGCGAGGCAATCGGCGAGGCGCACCTCGCCCTCGCCGGGAAGCCGCTGCACGTGCATCCTTAA
- the lipB gene encoding lipoyl(octanoyl) transferase LipB has translation MTDADIRRLGRIDYTVAWELQQQLHDDHVNGLRGDTVLLLEHPSVYTAGKRTRPENRPSGDIPVIDVDRGGDITWHGEGQLVGYPIVRLADPIDVVKYVRTLEGILIEVCASVGVEATRVDGRSGVWIVGDGPDRKIAAIGVRVAHGVTMHGFALNCNPDMAAFGQIIPCGLADAEVTSLSQETGREVPIDEVIDRVEVALRESLTTSPVFAQPEVASQLRS, from the coding sequence ATGACTGACGCTGACATCCGCCGCCTTGGACGCATCGACTACACCGTCGCGTGGGAGCTCCAGCAGCAACTACACGACGACCACGTCAACGGGCTACGAGGCGACACCGTGCTGTTGCTCGAGCACCCATCGGTCTACACCGCCGGCAAGCGCACCCGCCCCGAGAATCGGCCATCCGGCGACATACCCGTCATCGACGTCGACCGCGGCGGTGACATCACGTGGCACGGTGAGGGCCAGCTGGTCGGTTATCCGATCGTGCGACTGGCCGATCCGATCGACGTTGTCAAATATGTCCGTACCCTCGAAGGGATCCTCATCGAGGTGTGCGCGTCGGTCGGTGTCGAGGCCACTCGGGTCGACGGCCGCAGCGGCGTGTGGATCGTCGGCGACGGCCCTGATCGCAAGATCGCCGCCATCGGCGTACGAGTCGCGCACGGTGTGACGATGCACGGGTTCGCCCTCAACTGCAATCCCGACATGGCGGCATTCGGGCAGATCATCCCCTGCGGCCTTGCCGACGCGGAGGTGACGTCGCTGAGTCAGGAAACCGGACGCGAAGTGCCTATCGACGAGGTCATCGACCGCGTCGAAGTCGCGCTGCGCGAGTCGCTCACCACAAGCCCCGTATTCGCCCAGCCAGAGGTCGCTAGCCAACTACGAAGTTGA
- a CDS encoding PadR family transcriptional regulator — protein MNNDDETNDEERIIDENGADQTDSHQDDTDSDGPGAYRTPYGPPFGPGFLDALKDFAEYSGFDLGGPRGGRRGGPGQRGPGQRGHDGPGRHGGPGDHGERHERHERGDRRGPGGPGGRGGHRGPGSRGRGGRPGDFGGFPGRPGFPGRPQRARKGDVKAAILSLLAEEPHNGYRLIKAIARMTDGAWRPSPGSVYPTLQQMLEEGLIAAVGGEGNRSDYGLTDEGRSYVAEHVEDLKAAWEAASGTTDEDLAMQDSIRKLTGAVHQAALAATEEQSGKIAEILDDARRAVYRVLAD, from the coding sequence ATGAACAACGACGACGAAACGAACGACGAGGAACGAATCATCGACGAAAACGGCGCCGACCAAACCGACTCCCACCAGGATGACACCGATTCGGATGGTCCGGGGGCTTACAGGACTCCTTATGGACCGCCGTTCGGGCCAGGGTTCTTGGACGCGCTCAAGGACTTCGCCGAATACTCCGGTTTCGACCTCGGCGGTCCCCGGGGCGGACGCCGGGGCGGTCCAGGGCAGCGTGGTCCTGGCCAGCGCGGCCACGACGGGCCCGGCAGACATGGCGGCCCGGGCGACCATGGTGAGCGCCACGAGCGTCATGAGCGCGGCGACCGCAGAGGACCCGGTGGCCCTGGTGGTCGCGGTGGACACCGTGGTCCCGGCAGCCGCGGACGAGGCGGCCGGCCAGGCGACTTCGGCGGGTTTCCCGGACGCCCCGGGTTTCCGGGTCGTCCGCAGCGTGCCCGGAAGGGTGACGTGAAGGCGGCCATTCTTTCGCTGCTGGCGGAGGAACCGCACAACGGATATCGCCTGATCAAGGCGATCGCGCGGATGACCGACGGCGCATGGCGACCGAGCCCGGGTTCGGTTTATCCGACCCTGCAGCAGATGCTCGAAGAGGGGTTGATCGCGGCCGTCGGCGGCGAAGGCAACCGCTCGGACTATGGCCTCACCGATGAAGGGCGCTCCTACGTCGCCGAACACGTCGAAGATCTCAAGGCGGCATGGGAAGCGGCGAGCGGCACCACCGACGAGGATCTCGCGATGCAAGACAGCATCCGCAAACTCACCGGCGCCGTACATCAGGCGGCCCTCGCCGCGACCGAAGAACAGTCCGGCAAGATCGCCGAGATTCTCGATGATGCGCGGCGCGCGGTCTACCGCGTGCTCGCCGACTAG
- a CDS encoding oxidoreductase, with the protein MDRTATSHDYRHLREFVESRAGAEAYVEPRTNVTEMTVVLVAADGEWTRRRVAGKDGARELSHKLGIPVYDVQRTGYPQRMREWSARQKKQQNDG; encoded by the coding sequence ATGGATCGCACCGCGACCAGCCACGACTATCGCCATCTGCGCGAGTTCGTCGAATCGCGGGCGGGCGCCGAGGCGTACGTCGAGCCGCGCACTAACGTCACCGAGATGACCGTTGTGCTCGTCGCCGCCGATGGCGAGTGGACCCGCCGCCGGGTGGCCGGCAAGGATGGCGCCCGCGAGTTGAGTCATAAGTTGGGCATTCCCGTGTACGACGTACAGCGCACCGGCTATCCGCAGCGGATGCGCGAGTGGTCGGCCCGCCAGAAGAAGCAGCAAAACGACGGCTGA
- the sucB gene encoding 2-oxoglutarate dehydrogenase, E2 component, dihydrolipoamide succinyltransferase, producing the protein MSVSVTMPALGESVTEGTVTRWLKKEGDEVTADEPLLEVSTDKVDTEIPSPASGTLQKIVVGEDETVDVGTELAVIGDGAGAPAEETPDDDAQADDTQAKPAPAEQPQAEQPQANEATPEPEPAAEPATEEPAAAPATVADSSDSGPAEGTNVEMPALGESVTEGTVTRWLKKVGEEVATDEPLLEVSTDKVDTEIPSPAAGTLLEIRVDEDETVDVGTVLAVIGSGSAPAPAEPAAPAPEPAEPEAPAPAPAAEPAPEPQAAPAPAPEPQAAPDPAPQAAPAPAAAPQTAPAEATPAPAAAPRASGSDGGNSYITPLVRKLATEHGVDLSTLTGTGVGGRIRKQDVLAAAAPKEAEPAAPVRKETEPAGTQGPGVGNVDNSALRGTTQKITRLRKLIANRMVESLQVAAQLTTVTEVDVTRVAHLRDRVKGEFQSREGVKLSFLPFFALAAVEALKVHPVVNSSLDLEAGTISYPNTENLGIAVDSHRGLVVPVIKEAGDLNLAGLARKIDDLAGKVRGGTAGPDDLTGGTFTLTNTGSRGALFDTPIINQPQSAILGTGVVVKRPAIVNDPELGEIIAVRSIVYLALSYDHRVVDGADAARFLGTMKERLEAGNFEGDLGL; encoded by the coding sequence ATGTCGGTCTCGGTAACAATGCCCGCACTCGGCGAGAGCGTCACCGAAGGAACCGTGACGCGCTGGTTGAAGAAGGAGGGCGACGAGGTCACGGCCGACGAGCCCTTACTCGAAGTATCGACCGACAAGGTCGACACCGAGATTCCTTCGCCCGCGTCGGGAACGCTGCAGAAGATCGTGGTCGGCGAGGACGAGACGGTCGACGTCGGCACCGAGCTTGCCGTCATCGGTGACGGTGCGGGCGCCCCGGCCGAGGAGACGCCCGACGACGACGCGCAAGCCGACGATACTCAGGCCAAACCGGCTCCAGCCGAACAACCGCAAGCCGAACAACCGCAAGCCAATGAGGCCACACCCGAACCGGAGCCAGCAGCCGAGCCGGCCACCGAAGAGCCCGCTGCCGCGCCCGCCACGGTCGCCGACTCCTCCGACTCGGGACCGGCCGAGGGCACGAATGTCGAAATGCCCGCACTCGGCGAAAGCGTCACCGAAGGAACCGTGACGCGCTGGCTCAAGAAGGTCGGCGAAGAGGTCGCCACGGACGAGCCGCTTCTCGAGGTCTCCACCGACAAGGTTGACACCGAGATCCCGTCACCCGCTGCCGGAACGCTGCTGGAGATTCGGGTCGACGAAGATGAGACGGTCGACGTTGGCACCGTGCTCGCGGTGATCGGCTCCGGCAGCGCTCCCGCGCCAGCCGAGCCGGCGGCGCCCGCTCCCGAACCAGCCGAACCGGAAGCTCCCGCTCCCGCACCTGCCGCTGAACCGGCCCCGGAACCTCAGGCCGCACCCGCACCTGCGCCAGAGCCCCAGGCCGCGCCCGACCCGGCACCACAAGCCGCACCGGCTCCCGCCGCGGCGCCACAAACGGCTCCCGCCGAGGCCACGCCTGCTCCTGCAGCGGCCCCCCGCGCCTCTGGATCAGACGGCGGCAACAGCTATATCACGCCGTTGGTTCGCAAACTCGCCACCGAACACGGCGTCGACTTGTCCACCCTCACCGGCACCGGTGTCGGCGGCCGCATCCGCAAGCAGGATGTGCTCGCCGCTGCCGCTCCCAAGGAAGCAGAGCCGGCCGCACCGGTTCGTAAGGAAACCGAGCCTGCGGGCACGCAAGGTCCGGGCGTCGGCAATGTCGACAACTCCGCGCTTCGCGGTACGACGCAAAAGATCACCCGGCTGCGCAAGCTGATCGCCAACCGGATGGTCGAGTCGCTCCAGGTCGCTGCGCAACTGACGACCGTCACCGAAGTCGATGTCACCCGCGTCGCGCACCTGCGGGATCGGGTCAAAGGTGAGTTCCAGTCCCGCGAAGGCGTGAAGCTGAGCTTCCTGCCGTTCTTCGCGTTGGCTGCCGTCGAGGCGCTTAAGGTGCACCCGGTCGTCAACTCCTCGCTCGATCTCGAGGCCGGCACGATCTCTTACCCCAACACCGAAAACCTGGGCATCGCGGTCGACAGCCACCGTGGCCTCGTCGTACCGGTCATCAAAGAAGCCGGAGATCTCAACCTGGCCGGACTTGCCCGCAAGATCGACGATCTCGCAGGCAAGGTTCGCGGCGGCACCGCCGGCCCCGACGACCTGACCGGGGGCACGTTCACGCTGACCAACACCGGAAGCCGCGGCGCGCTGTTCGACACGCCAATCATCAACCAGCCGCAGAGCGCGATCCTGGGCACCGGTGTCGTGGTGAAACGCCCGGCGATCGTCAACGATCCCGAGCTCGGCGAGATCATCGCGGTTCGCTCGATCGTCTACCTCGCACTGTCCTACGATCACCGGGTCGTCGACGGCGCGGACGCGGCACGGTTCCTCGGAACGATGAAGGAACGGCTAGAGGCCGGCAACTTCGAGGGCGACCTCGGCCTCTAG